In one Platichthys flesus chromosome 3, fPlaFle2.1, whole genome shotgun sequence genomic region, the following are encoded:
- the LOC133947979 gene encoding L-serine dehydratase/L-threonine deaminase-like, producing the protein MKTQQPLHVATPVRQSLALTKVAGASIYLKLDSSQPTGSFKIRGIGHLCQVWAERGCERFVCCSGGNAGMAAAYSARQLGVPATIVVPSVTPNPTVERLKDEGATVVIHGKALNESMEYGEQLVANNPGWVLISPFDDPLIWEGHTSLVKELERDMRQKPGAIVLSVGGGGLLNGVVEGLRRADWADVPIVAMETIGAHSLNAAMKAGKLVTLPAITSVATTLGLTRVSAQTMKLVQEHTVFSELVSDQEAVKAVEHFVDDEKILVEVACGAALAAVYSGVIKRLQDEGKLAQNLGPVVIVVCGGNNISMGELWKLKKQLGII; encoded by the exons ATGAAGACCCAGCAGCCTCTCCATGTGGCCACTCCAGTGAGGCAGAGCCTTGCCCTGACCAAAGTGGCTGGTGCCTCCATTTACCTCAAGCTGGACTCATCTCAGCCAACAGGCTCCTTTAAGATCAGGGGCATCGGGCACCTCTGCCAAGTC tGGGCAGAGCGAGGATGTGAGCGGTTTGTCTGCTGCTCAG GAGGAAACGCTGGTATGGCTGCAGCCTACTCGGCCCGTCAGCTCGGGGTTCCTGCCACCATCGTGGTCCCGAGCGTCACACCCAATCCCACCGTGGAGAGGCTGAAGGACGAGGGCGCCACTGTGGTCATTCATGGCAAG GCTCTAAATGAAAGCATGGAATATGGAGAGCAGCTCGTGGCCAACAACCCCGGCTGGGTGCTCATCTCTCCGTTTGACGACCCCCTTATCTG ggaaGGCCACACGTCTCTGGTGAAGGAGCTGGAGCGAGACATGAGGCAGAAGCCGGGGGCCATCGTGCTGTCGGTGGGGGGTGGAGGCCTGCTGAacggggtggtggagggactgcgGCGCGCCGACTGGGCTGATGTACCTATTGTCGCCATGGAAACCATCGGAGCACATAGCCTCAACGCCGCCATGAAGGCTGGGAAGCTGGTCACTCTACCTGCCATCACCAG TGTCGCAACCACCCTGGGCCTGACGCGTGTCTCCGCTCAGACCATGAAGCTGGTGCAGGAGCACACCGTCTTCTCAGAACTCGTCTCGGACCAAGAAGCTGTCAAAGCTGTGGAACACTTTGTAG ATGATGAGAAGATCCTGGTGGAGGTGGCCTGTGGCGCGGCCCTGGCAGCTGTGTACAGTGGCGTCATCAAACGGCTGCAGGACGAGGGCAAGCTGGCGCAGAACCTGGGCCCCGTGGTCATCGTGGTTTGCGGGGGCAACAACATCAGCATGGGGGAGCTGTGGAAGCTGAAAAAGCAGCTGGGTATTATCTAG